Proteins co-encoded in one Peptococcaceae bacterium 1198_IL3148 genomic window:
- a CDS encoding cell wall hydrolase, whose translation MIKTLILTTVIMFFAILAVSLDKPNEKLNNNDVSISQLNNERQELLNEKRHDRSDQTVISIIEEKSKEQSQKESKQKEVALNEASIAQAERTVTTNAASRGTSRKNEEMYWLARIIEAEAEGESYIGKVAVGNVILNRVNSSQFPNTIYGVIFDKQQGYTQFSPVLDGRIYNTPSNESISAAQAALGGQRPVGDALYFLNPSKSQSFWITKNRQYMATIGDHQFYY comes from the coding sequence ATGATAAAAACATTAATCCTTACCACAGTGATTATGTTTTTTGCTATTCTGGCCGTAAGTTTGGACAAGCCTAATGAAAAACTAAATAACAATGATGTTTCAATTAGCCAGTTGAATAATGAAAGACAAGAATTACTTAATGAAAAAAGGCATGATCGGTCAGATCAGACGGTGATTTCTATTATTGAAGAAAAATCAAAAGAACAGTCTCAAAAAGAAAGTAAACAAAAAGAAGTAGCCTTAAATGAGGCATCAATTGCACAAGCTGAAAGAACTGTGACCACTAATGCTGCCAGTCGTGGGACAAGCAGAAAGAATGAAGAGATGTACTGGCTGGCTAGAATAATTGAAGCCGAGGCAGAAGGGGAATCATATATTGGAAAAGTAGCAGTTGGCAATGTAATTTTAAACCGCGTTAATTCCAGCCAATTCCCCAATACAATATACGGTGTAATTTTTGACAAGCAACAAGGCTACACACAATTTTCCCCTGTATTGGATGGTCGAATCTATAATACGCCAAGCAACGAAAGCATAAGCGCGGCCCAGGCTGCTTTAGGTGGCCAACGGCCAGTGGGAGATGCTTTGTATTTCCTTAATCCCAGTAAATCACAAAGTTTTTGGATTACCAAAAACAGACAATACATGGCCACCATTGGTGACCATCAATTCTACTATTAA
- a CDS encoding methyl-accepting chemotaxis protein — MKFKTKLMLSSASILFLLMALGIFCMQQIQNVNQSYNDLLNNQEKIKSVSNQLVKNFEYSALYMRSYLFTSNPEYQTRYQEALANAEGNLKSLQSMVSDNQGKQKVNELKQALEQYNDYVNQGLAVMAAGPDAVVDFTLNKKGTINSIITIATELANMQDNAMAKQLQNNNQKVDGMRKTVTIATICSIFFGLFITLVQANKITKPILMLEQQVGKLSQGDLTGESIRVTTKDEVGTLTDNFNRMKDNLLQMVAGISTTAKGVVKSSEIVADTSQQLSAGTEVIATTMNQIAVTSENVAQDAKAVSNAADDTAKLASEGSQGLDKVQQHMDSINVVSSQVAEAISNLNKRTREISLIVDMITEIAEQTNLLALNATIEAARAGEQGKGFAVVAEEVRKLAESSAKAAQQIYQMINNIKQESEQAVDIMKNSSHEIINSKQVIDEVGSNFREIIGKVQVLANQVQAVAGSAEEISSAVQNVTSISQEQTSSMQQLSSLADELNRMAGELNNMTSDFRIS; from the coding sequence ATGAAGTTTAAAACCAAGTTAATGTTATCCAGTGCCAGTATTTTATTTCTTTTGATGGCTCTAGGTATCTTTTGTATGCAACAAATACAAAATGTTAACCAATCATATAACGACCTGTTAAACAATCAAGAAAAAATTAAAAGTGTATCCAACCAATTGGTAAAAAACTTTGAGTATAGTGCTCTCTACATGCGTTCCTATCTATTTACCAGTAACCCGGAGTATCAAACCCGTTACCAAGAAGCTTTGGCAAATGCTGAAGGCAACCTTAAATCGCTACAATCAATGGTTAGTGATAATCAAGGCAAACAAAAAGTTAACGAACTAAAACAAGCTCTAGAACAATATAATGACTATGTTAATCAAGGGTTAGCTGTAATGGCAGCAGGTCCAGACGCAGTGGTAGACTTTACATTAAATAAGAAGGGAACAATAAACAGCATCATTACCATTGCAACGGAATTGGCGAATATGCAGGACAACGCTATGGCAAAGCAATTGCAAAATAACAATCAAAAGGTTGATGGGATGCGTAAAACGGTGACTATAGCCACCATTTGCTCAATATTTTTCGGTTTGTTTATTACATTAGTGCAAGCCAACAAAATTACCAAGCCCATTTTAATGCTAGAGCAACAAGTGGGCAAACTGTCCCAAGGAGATTTAACCGGAGAAAGTATTAGGGTAACCACCAAGGATGAAGTTGGAACTCTAACGGATAATTTTAATCGAATGAAAGATAATCTGTTACAGATGGTAGCAGGAATAAGCACAACCGCTAAAGGTGTTGTGAAGTCTTCCGAAATCGTCGCAGATACTTCACAACAGTTAAGTGCCGGTACCGAAGTGATTGCCACCACAATGAATCAAATCGCTGTCACCAGTGAAAATGTGGCCCAAGATGCCAAGGCAGTATCTAACGCTGCAGACGATACTGCAAAATTAGCTTCTGAAGGTAGCCAAGGTTTAGATAAAGTGCAACAACATATGGACAGTATCAATGTAGTGTCCAGTCAGGTGGCTGAGGCCATAAGTAACCTAAATAAACGCACGAGAGAAATATCTCTGATAGTTGATATGATTACAGAAATCGCCGAACAAACCAATTTGCTCGCTTTAAATGCCACCATTGAGGCTGCTAGGGCGGGCGAGCAGGGCAAGGGCTTTGCAGTGGTTGCAGAAGAAGTGCGAAAGCTGGCTGAAAGTTCGGCCAAAGCAGCGCAACAAATCTACCAGATGATTAACAATATTAAGCAGGAAAGCGAACAAGCAGTTGACATAATGAAAAATAGTTCACATGAAATAATTAACAGTAAGCAGGTTATAGATGAAGTAGGTAGTAACTTCCGTGAAATCATCGGTAAGGTACAGGTGTTGGCTAATCAGGTACAAGCAGTAGCTGGTTCCGCTGAAGAAATATCTTCCGCTGTACAGAATGTCACATCGATATCTCAGGAGCAAACATCTTCGATGCAACAATTGTCGTCATTGGCAGATGAACTAAACAGAATGGCCGGAGAACTAAATAACATGACCAGTGATTTTCGAATAAGTTAA
- the brnQ gene encoding branched-chain amino acid transport system II carrier protein — protein MKLSRKDIIITGLALLAMFLGAGNLIFPPQLGQQAGYELWWAVLGFIVTGVGLPLLGVAAVAKAGGDLELLGARVHPLFGKIITTIVVLSIGPLLAIPRTAATTFEVAIAPFLSSTTNVTLALAIVTIVFFAITLAFVLRPSRIVDNVGKLLTPFLILFLAIIIVKGVIAPTGSIGAGSYTTPFTQGFLEGYNTMDALAAVIFGLVIANAVRAKGVSDNNEITKVTIVAGIIAAIGLGSVYIGLAYIGATSGTNFTGDNPGQMLSYVTEALLGSTGKVIIAIGMTLACLTTAIGLVATSGSFFSRLTNNKVSYNTVCILTALVSAILANMGLAKILEVSVPLLVTVYPVVIVLVLLSIFHNLFGGSRAVYVGTVGTTVVIALVNLIISFNVPVFGLEKVLTYLPLQEQGLGWILPAGIIAIISTFFKSSSHN, from the coding sequence ATGAAGCTCTCAAGAAAGGACATCATAATAACTGGTTTAGCCCTTTTGGCTATGTTTCTAGGGGCTGGTAACCTAATATTCCCACCTCAGCTGGGCCAACAGGCCGGTTATGAATTGTGGTGGGCGGTATTGGGATTTATTGTTACCGGTGTAGGTTTACCGTTGCTGGGTGTTGCTGCTGTGGCCAAGGCCGGTGGGGACTTAGAACTTTTGGGGGCGAGGGTTCATCCTCTGTTTGGCAAAATAATTACTACTATTGTAGTATTATCCATTGGCCCATTATTAGCCATTCCCCGGACTGCAGCCACCACCTTTGAAGTGGCAATTGCTCCATTTTTGTCCAGCACCACAAATGTTACCCTGGCTTTAGCCATTGTGACCATTGTATTTTTTGCCATTACTTTGGCCTTTGTGCTTCGTCCTTCCAGAATTGTAGATAACGTGGGTAAATTGTTAACACCATTTTTAATTTTGTTTTTAGCTATTATTATCGTTAAAGGTGTCATTGCTCCCACAGGCAGCATAGGTGCTGGAAGCTATACCACTCCCTTTACCCAAGGTTTCTTGGAAGGCTACAATACCATGGACGCCCTAGCTGCTGTTATTTTTGGGCTAGTTATTGCCAATGCTGTGCGTGCTAAAGGAGTTTCCGACAATAATGAAATTACTAAAGTCACTATTGTCGCCGGCATTATTGCTGCCATTGGGCTAGGATCAGTTTATATCGGGCTAGCATATATTGGCGCCACCTCAGGGACCAATTTTACCGGAGATAACCCCGGTCAAATGCTATCATATGTTACCGAAGCACTGCTTGGCTCCACCGGGAAAGTAATTATTGCTATTGGCATGACATTGGCCTGTTTAACCACAGCCATTGGATTAGTAGCCACTAGCGGTAGCTTTTTTAGCAGACTCACCAATAATAAGGTTAGTTATAATACTGTTTGTATTTTAACAGCATTAGTCAGTGCTATTTTAGCCAATATGGGATTAGCAAAGATTTTAGAAGTATCTGTACCACTTTTGGTAACGGTTTATCCAGTGGTTATTGTGTTAGTTCTACTGTCCATCTTTCATAATCTTTTTGGCGGTAGTAGAGCTGTTTATGTTGGTACAGTAGGAACTACGGTGGTAATCGCTCTAGTAAACTTAATTATCTCTTTTAATGTTCCGGTATTTGGTTTGGAAAAGGTGCTCACCTATTTACCATTGCAGGAACAGGGGCTGGGATGGATTTTGCCAGCAGGTATTATAGCAATAATTAGTACCTTCTTTAAATCATCATCACATAATTAG
- a CDS encoding YitT family protein, which translates to MSKINININKMQKYGAGIIKRMFGIAVGSVLLAVSLNALIIPYGLLSGGVGGLALIGTYAFEIPYYIGVFVLNIPIFIWGLKELEREFIIYSLVGTVVLIITQPLLKPYVPSPELDLFLASIFSGVTYGAGIGIVIKFGSSTGGSDILSIIMKKRKNISVGAFNFYFNIIVLALSLFFFELKIMLYTVISMWVAGKMMDVVIEGFNRHKNVTIISTQNQIIAERIINELKRGVTLLEGYGGFTKKQTDVINCVVNHYEIAKLKQIIIETDPHAFMFITETIEVAGEGFNQN; encoded by the coding sequence ATGTCGAAAATTAATATAAATATAAACAAGATGCAGAAATATGGCGCTGGCATAATAAAAAGAATGTTTGGCATTGCAGTGGGCAGCGTATTATTGGCGGTGTCATTAAATGCCTTAATTATACCCTATGGGCTGCTGTCAGGGGGTGTTGGTGGACTGGCCCTTATTGGGACGTATGCTTTCGAAATACCATATTATATTGGTGTTTTTGTTTTAAATATTCCTATTTTTATTTGGGGGCTAAAGGAGTTGGAGCGGGAGTTTATTATTTATAGTTTGGTTGGGACAGTGGTATTAATTATCACCCAACCGCTGTTAAAACCCTATGTCCCCTCACCAGAGCTTGATTTGTTCCTAGCTTCAATTTTCTCCGGTGTCACCTATGGTGCTGGTATTGGTATTGTAATAAAGTTTGGTTCCTCCACCGGTGGGTCTGATATTCTGTCCATAATTATGAAAAAGAGAAAAAATATCTCAGTAGGTGCCTTTAATTTTTATTTCAATATCATTGTATTGGCACTGTCACTATTTTTCTTTGAGTTGAAAATAATGCTGTACACTGTTATTAGCATGTGGGTGGCTGGCAAAATGATGGATGTTGTAATAGAAGGTTTTAATCGCCACAAAAATGTAACGATTATTTCAACCCAAAATCAGATTATTGCCGAGAGAATTATTAACGAACTAAAAAGGGGGGTTACGCTGCTAGAAGGTTATGGTGGATTCACTAAAAAACAAACGGATGTAATAAATTGTGTGGTTAACCACTATGAAATTGCTAAACTAAAACAAATCATTATTGAAACCGATCCCCATGCCTTTATGTTTATCACTGAAACCATAGAAGTGGCCGGTGAAGGATTCAACCAAAACTAA
- a CDS encoding PAS domain S-box protein, translating to MAGYQTNEQLLEQQLQKLQYKIADLETILYNERKILKNEIERRKERELDLKRDRQLLYSILDGLPAYVYLIAADYSFYFVNRKFYDIFGDPRGKKCYQVMGNKESACAVCETMEVFKTNQPLNWEWQHSEEQVYEINAYPFSDGSGTPLVLTLAVDITERKRQEERLRLSEEQLTKIINAAPVLISRQRLSDDVIESVNECFVETTGYTSEEVMGKTPTELNMIDRDQSELIKQLINEKGSIRNLTVHIRTKSGEIREGLLSSEVLNFNGELQLLSINNDITELKRMEQEMAKLDRLNLVAGMAAGIGHEIRNPMTTVRGLLQILKNRDTKCNQEQQNFDVMISELDRANEIISEYLSLARKKPSDLKLQNLNNIIKALFPLIEANAIVTGKCATLNLGEVPDLLLDGSEMRQLIINLAKNGLEAMEPGQKLTISTYREDDEVTLAVQDEGSGIKPEYLEKLGTPFFTTKDNGTGLGLATCYSIAARHNATHSIKTDCNGTIFYIHFKI from the coding sequence ATGGCTGGATACCAAACCAATGAACAACTTCTGGAACAACAATTGCAAAAACTACAATATAAAATAGCTGATCTAGAAACGATACTATATAATGAACGTAAAATACTAAAAAATGAAATTGAACGACGCAAAGAGAGAGAATTAGATTTAAAAAGAGACAGACAATTATTATACTCAATATTAGACGGATTACCAGCTTATGTTTATTTAATTGCGGCGGATTATTCTTTTTACTTTGTGAATCGTAAATTTTATGATATTTTTGGAGACCCTAGGGGTAAGAAGTGTTATCAAGTAATGGGCAATAAAGAGAGTGCCTGTGCAGTTTGTGAAACTATGGAGGTATTTAAAACAAACCAACCGTTAAACTGGGAATGGCAACACAGTGAAGAACAGGTTTATGAAATTAATGCTTACCCCTTTTCAGATGGCAGTGGTACCCCCTTGGTACTAACCTTGGCGGTGGACATTACTGAACGAAAAAGACAAGAAGAGAGATTGCGCTTATCGGAGGAACAACTAACTAAGATTATTAATGCTGCTCCAGTGTTAATATCCCGTCAACGTTTGTCCGATGACGTAATTGAAAGTGTAAATGAGTGTTTTGTTGAAACAACCGGTTATACCAGTGAAGAGGTGATGGGAAAAACGCCAACTGAATTGAACATGATTGATAGAGATCAAAGTGAATTAATTAAGCAACTGATTAACGAAAAGGGAAGTATCCGCAACTTAACAGTGCACATTCGCACTAAATCAGGAGAAATTAGAGAAGGTTTGCTATCATCGGAAGTACTTAATTTTAATGGTGAGCTACAACTTTTAAGCATTAATAATGATATAACTGAATTAAAGCGGATGGAGCAGGAAATGGCTAAGCTAGATCGATTGAACTTGGTGGCGGGAATGGCCGCCGGCATTGGCCATGAAATTAGAAATCCCATGACAACGGTGCGGGGTTTATTACAAATATTAAAAAACCGAGACACCAAGTGCAACCAAGAACAACAAAATTTTGACGTGATGATATCAGAATTGGATCGAGCCAATGAGATTATATCGGAGTATCTTTCTTTAGCCCGAAAGAAGCCCAGCGATTTAAAACTGCAGAATCTCAACAATATTATAAAAGCATTGTTTCCATTAATTGAAGCCAATGCTATTGTTACTGGCAAATGTGCAACGCTGAATTTGGGGGAAGTACCGGACTTATTACTGGATGGTAGTGAGATGCGTCAACTAATTATAAACTTAGCCAAAAATGGTTTAGAAGCCATGGAACCAGGCCAGAAACTCACCATTAGTACTTATAGAGAAGATGATGAGGTTACATTGGCTGTGCAAGATGAAGGGTCAGGAATTAAACCTGAATACCTGGAAAAGTTGGGAACCCCCTTTTTTACAACTAAAGATAACGGTACCGGCTTGGGTTTAGCGACCTGTTACAGCATTGCCGCCAGACACAATGCCACCCATAGTATAAAAACAGACTGTAATGGCACGATATTTTATATTCATTTTAAAATTTAG
- a CDS encoding YhcN/YlaJ family sporulation lipoprotein, whose translation MYAKKSAYILLSFIFLVSLIFGGCTAAEKPAPQQPVTPEPVADDIDNRNQNEDPENNKYQSQPASNDQAIKIASIVDDVPGVVKSQVVVAGSTAYIGLDLNSNMNVNESEVKKMVDDKVRNENPNLNSLYITTDPDTIERLRDINQGIAEGKPSSTYDFDALEENFKKQ comes from the coding sequence ATGTATGCTAAGAAATCAGCTTATATTCTGTTAAGTTTTATTTTTTTGGTGTCTTTAATATTTGGTGGTTGCACTGCCGCAGAAAAGCCAGCGCCCCAACAACCGGTAACACCAGAACCGGTGGCCGATGATATCGATAATCGCAACCAAAACGAAGACCCAGAAAACAATAAATATCAAAGCCAGCCTGCTTCGAACGATCAGGCCATTAAAATTGCCAGCATTGTGGATGATGTACCGGGAGTAGTGAAAAGTCAGGTGGTGGTTGCTGGAAGTACGGCTTATATTGGACTGGACTTAAATAGTAATATGAATGTTAATGAAAGCGAAGTTAAGAAAATGGTTGATGATAAAGTAAGGAACGAAAATCCTAACCTTAATTCCCTTTACATTACCACTGACCCTGACACAATAGAGCGACTACGGGACATAAACCAAGGGATTGCAGAAGGCAAGCCCAGTTCCACCTATGATTTTGATGCTTTAGAAGAAAACTTTAAAAAACAATAA
- a CDS encoding zinc-ribbon domain containing protein — MYQDKTLTCKDCGAEFVFSASEQEFYAEKGFANEPGRCPECRAARKAQRNGNGGYARRERQMYDAVCAECGKETQVPFQPRGDRPVYCRDCYRPRNNW; from the coding sequence ATGTATCAAGACAAAACTTTAACTTGCAAGGACTGTGGTGCTGAATTTGTATTTTCAGCTTCTGAACAAGAATTCTACGCTGAGAAGGGTTTTGCTAACGAGCCAGGTCGTTGTCCAGAATGCCGTGCTGCTCGTAAGGCCCAAAGAAATGGTAACGGTGGCTATGCCCGTAGAGAGCGTCAAATGTACGATGCGGTTTGTGCAGAGTGTGGCAAAGAAACTCAAGTTCCTTTCCAACCGCGGGGCGACAGACCAGTTTACTGCCGCGACTGCTACAGACCACGCAACAACTGGTAA
- the asrC gene encoding sulfite reductase subunit C: MSINTKKVIKNAWRITRDRHLTCLRVRVPGGHLPVKFLPLIQEIATKFGNGTVHITTRQGFEIPAIPFDKMAQINAMIAPIIKELEVDRGVAIADPAKGYPAAGTRNVSACIGNRVCPNANFDTTALAFDVEKIIYPHDPHVKIAITGCPNDCIKAHMQDIGIIGQVEPIYDASRCIGCQACVKNCKKVSTGALTFENYKVKRDPLRCIGCGECTLKCPTAAWTRGETYYRIVIMGRTGKKNPRIARSFLEWVDRDTVLKVCGNLYQYIDKYIDRSLTKEHVGYIVDRTGLNTFKDEVLRGVTLPSKARVANFIDFGGYKYDSNVHHESLQT; this comes from the coding sequence ATGTCTATTAATACAAAAAAGGTAATTAAAAATGCTTGGCGAATTACCAGAGATCGTCATCTAACCTGCCTGCGCGTCAGGGTTCCCGGTGGGCACCTGCCGGTTAAATTTTTGCCATTAATCCAAGAAATCGCCACTAAGTTTGGCAATGGCACTGTGCACATTACCACCAGACAAGGCTTTGAAATCCCCGCCATTCCCTTTGACAAGATGGCACAAATAAATGCCATGATTGCGCCAATTATCAAAGAATTAGAAGTTGACCGGGGTGTAGCCATTGCCGACCCCGCTAAAGGTTACCCCGCTGCCGGCACCCGTAACGTTTCAGCTTGTATTGGCAATCGAGTTTGTCCTAATGCCAACTTCGACACCACTGCCCTGGCCTTTGATGTGGAAAAAATTATTTATCCCCACGACCCACATGTAAAAATAGCCATCACTGGCTGCCCCAACGATTGTATTAAGGCTCACATGCAGGACATTGGCATTATTGGACAGGTGGAACCAATTTATGACGCTTCCCGCTGTATCGGTTGCCAGGCCTGTGTAAAGAACTGCAAAAAGGTATCCACCGGAGCCCTCACCTTTGAAAATTACAAAGTTAAGCGGGACCCATTAAGATGTATTGGTTGCGGTGAATGCACATTAAAATGCCCCACCGCCGCCTGGACCAGGGGCGAAACCTATTATCGCATCGTTATCATGGGTAGAACCGGCAAGAAAAACCCCCGCATTGCCCGCAGTTTTCTGGAATGGGTAGACCGGGACACAGTATTAAAAGTATGCGGCAACCTTTACCAGTACATCGATAAGTATATCGATCGTTCACTAACTAAAGAACATGTGGGTTATATCGTTGACCGCACCGGGTTAAACACATTTAAGGATGAAGTATTAAGGGGAGTAACGTTACCGTCCAAGGCTAGAGTGGCCAACTTCATTGACTTTGGCGGCTATAAGTACGACAGCAACGTGCATCACGAATCTTTACAGACTTGA
- the asrB gene encoding anaerobic sulfite reductase subunit AsrB gives MTKNPYLPFKAPIINITKQTETDWTYRLACNIDPKWGQFVEVSIPGVGECPISVSDFGPGYIEMTIRRVGKVTKVIHQLDQTDHLFIRGPYGNHFPVPSFEGKHLIIAAGGTGLAPVKSMISHFYRNPELLKNFNVLAGFKSPDDVLFTDAIANWKQQFNVQVTVDNADENSGWSGRVGLITNLIPEIDLAYIENTRVVIVGPPVMMKFAALEFLKRGIAEKNIWVSFERKMCCGLGKCGHCKIDDTYVCLEGPVFNYTKSKKLLD, from the coding sequence ATGACTAAAAATCCATATTTGCCATTTAAGGCACCGATAATTAACATCACTAAACAAACGGAGACAGACTGGACTTATCGTCTAGCATGCAATATTGACCCCAAGTGGGGACAGTTCGTGGAAGTTTCTATTCCCGGAGTGGGAGAATGCCCCATTTCCGTCAGTGATTTTGGACCAGGTTACATCGAGATGACCATTCGCCGTGTGGGCAAGGTGACTAAAGTTATTCACCAGTTGGATCAAACTGATCATTTATTTATCCGTGGCCCCTATGGCAATCATTTTCCCGTACCATCCTTTGAAGGTAAACACTTAATTATTGCTGCCGGCGGCACTGGCTTAGCGCCGGTTAAAAGCATGATTAGTCATTTTTATAGAAATCCAGAACTGCTGAAGAACTTTAATGTATTGGCTGGTTTTAAAAGTCCTGATGATGTGCTATTTACCGATGCAATCGCCAATTGGAAACAACAGTTTAATGTCCAAGTAACGGTGGATAATGCTGATGAAAACAGCGGCTGGTCAGGTCGAGTTGGGTTAATTACCAACTTGATCCCGGAAATTGACCTAGCGTATATTGAAAATACCCGGGTGGTGATTGTGGGACCGCCGGTAATGATGAAATTTGCCGCTTTAGAATTTTTAAAACGGGGCATTGCTGAAAAAAATATTTGGGTGTCCTTTGAACGTAAAATGTGCTGTGGCCTGGGTAAATGTGGCCACTGTAAAATAGATGACACCTATGTCTGTCTAGAGGGCCCAGTGTTTAACTACACTAAGTCTAAAAAACTTTTAGATTAA
- the asrA gene encoding anaerobic sulfite reductase subunit AsrA: protein MLVGYRFSAKEFNALLTELKQKYRVYAPVLLKGKGRFSNSDIVGYGEPNTIEDIVFGHKSYFSAKEIFYPINQTLFYFTADEYSEPKVDPRDIIIFLRSCDIHAVDRLDNIMLKNGSEPDYYYQQLRSKVKFILMDCINSFDNCFCVSMGTNHTENYSASIRVEKGFYLCNVKEDIDGLFSTLGTAMEVQPQFVEKNNILVNLPENLDLDIVAEHEIWQEYGARCISCGRCNTSCPTCSCFTMQDIFYQDNPNCGERRRVWASCQVDGFTDVAGGHSFRREKSQRMRFKVMHKVNDYKKRFGVHMCVGCGRCDDVCPEYISFSRCVNKLALAVQEVNNND from the coding sequence ATGCTGGTGGGCTACAGGTTTTCAGCAAAGGAATTTAATGCACTTTTAACAGAGTTAAAACAAAAATATAGGGTTTACGCTCCAGTACTGTTAAAAGGCAAAGGACGTTTTTCTAATTCTGATATTGTTGGGTACGGTGAACCAAACACCATCGAAGACATTGTCTTTGGCCACAAATCATATTTTTCTGCTAAAGAAATATTTTATCCAATCAATCAGACTCTTTTCTATTTCACCGCCGACGAGTACAGTGAACCAAAGGTAGATCCCAGGGATATCATCATCTTTTTGCGTTCCTGTGACATCCACGCAGTGGATCGTTTAGACAACATTATGTTAAAAAACGGTTCAGAGCCGGACTATTACTATCAGCAATTGCGCAGTAAAGTTAAATTTATTTTGATGGATTGCATTAATAGTTTTGATAATTGCTTTTGTGTCTCAATGGGCACCAACCACACCGAAAATTACAGTGCCTCCATTAGGGTAGAAAAGGGTTTTTACCTTTGCAACGTAAAGGAAGACATTGATGGCTTATTTTCGACTTTAGGAACGGCAATGGAAGTGCAACCGCAGTTTGTTGAAAAAAATAATATTTTAGTGAATTTACCAGAGAATCTAGATTTAGATATCGTTGCAGAACATGAAATTTGGCAGGAATACGGCGCCCGCTGTATTTCCTGTGGCCGTTGCAATACCTCCTGCCCCACCTGTAGTTGCTTTACCATGCAGGATATTTTTTATCAAGATAACCCCAACTGTGGCGAAAGGCGCCGAGTATGGGCCAGTTGCCAAGTTGACGGTTTTACCGATGTGGCCGGTGGTCACAGTTTCCGCCGAGAAAAAAGCCAACGCATGCGTTTTAAAGTGATGCACAAGGTTAATGATTACAAAAAGCGCTTTGGTGTGCACATGTGCGTAGGCTGTGGCCGCTGCGACGACGTTTGTCCTGAATATATATCCTTCTCCCGCTGTGTTAATAAACTGGCACTGGCTGTTCAGGAGGTGAACAATAATGACTAA
- a CDS encoding NADH-quinone oxidoreductase subunit A, which yields MPEGGAILLFLMVAVGFTVVTLVLSSSVSPRLKNKVKEEPYECGPPTIGPTWVRFKVQYFIYALLFVIFDVETVFLYPWAVAFNKLGLFAFIEMIIFICILVVGLWYAWKEGALEWK from the coding sequence ATGCCAGAAGGTGGAGCGATACTACTATTTCTCATGGTGGCTGTGGGGTTTACAGTGGTTACTCTTGTTCTTTCATCTTCAGTTTCACCACGACTTAAAAACAAGGTTAAAGAAGAGCCCTACGAATGTGGACCGCCAACCATAGGGCCAACATGGGTACGCTTTAAGGTACAATATTTTATTTATGCACTATTATTTGTAATTTTTGATGTGGAAACAGTATTTTTGTATCCCTGGGCGGTGGCATTCAATAAACTGGGATTGTTTGCCTTTATCGAAATGATTATCTTTATATGCATTCTGGTAGTTGGTTTGTGGTATGCCTGGAAGGAGGGTGCGTTGGAATGGAAATAA
- a CDS encoding NADH-quinone oxidoreductase subunit B family protein: MTNDVVLQQQVKRTIALAPLESLLNLARAHSLWPMTFGLACCAIEMMAAAGPRFDLARFGYEVFRASPRHADVMIVAGTITNKMAPYIRRIYDQMPEPKWVVAMGSCAISGGPFVDSYSVVAGADKIVPVDVYVPGCAPRPDALIQGLLMLKHKIRDPKVVDKEPWKAIK; this comes from the coding sequence ATGACCAACGACGTCGTTCTGCAGCAACAAGTGAAGCGTACCATTGCTTTGGCGCCACTGGAAAGTCTGTTAAATTTAGCCAGGGCCCATTCCCTTTGGCCAATGACCTTTGGTTTAGCCTGTTGTGCCATTGAAATGATGGCAGCCGCTGGTCCTAGATTTGATTTGGCTCGTTTTGGTTACGAGGTGTTTAGAGCATCGCCTCGGCATGCCGATGTGATGATTGTGGCCGGTACCATTACTAATAAAATGGCTCCTTATATCAGACGTATTTATGACCAAATGCCAGAACCTAAATGGGTAGTGGCCATGGGAAGTTGTGCCATATCCGGTGGCCCCTTTGTGGATTCCTATAGCGTGGTTGCCGGTGCCGATAAGATTGTACCGGTGGATGTATATGTACCCGGTTGCGCGCCGCGCCCAGATGCATTAATTCAGGGTCTGTTGATGCTTAAACATAAGATCCGGGACCCAAAGGTGGTGGATAAAGAGCCATGGAAAGCAATCAAGTAA